The Pseudochaenichthys georgianus chromosome 8, fPseGeo1.2, whole genome shotgun sequence genome has a segment encoding these proteins:
- the sgf29 gene encoding SAGA-associated factor 29, with amino-acid sequence MSADTKIAELLTELHQLIKQTQEERSRSEHNLLNIQKTHERMQTENKTSPYYRTKLRGLYTTAKADAEAECSILRHALDKIAEIKSLLEERRIAAKMAGVYSDSDPPRKTMRRGVLMTLLQQSAMTLPLWIGKPGESPPPLCGATPASSDYVAKQGDKVAARVKAVDGDEQWILAEVVSYNHSTNKYEVDDIDEEGKERHTLSRRRIIPLPQWKANPETDPEALFSKDQLVLALYPQTTCFYRALIHTPPHRPQDDYSVLFEDTSYADGYSPPLNVAQRYVVACKENKKK; translated from the exons ATGTCAGCGGATACTAAGATTGCCGAGCTGCTCACAGAGCTCCATCAGCTCATCAAACAGACCCAG GAGGAGAGGTCACGCAGTGAACATAATCTGCtcaacattcagaaaacacaTGAGAGGATGCAGACGGAAAACAAAA CTTCTCCATATTACCGCACCAAGCTCAGAGGACTGTACACCACAGCCAAAGCAGATGCTGAGGCAGAGTGCAG CATTCTGCGCCATGCTCTCGATAAAATTGCAGAGATCAAGTCGTTGTTGGAGGAGAGGAGAATAG CTGCTAAGATGGCGGGGGTGTACAGCGACAGCGACCCTCCCAGGAAGACGATGCGGCGCGGCGTCCTGATGACGCTCCTCCAGCAGTCTGCCATGACGCTCCCTCTGTGGATCGGCAAGCCGGGCGAGAG CCCGCCCCCTCTGTGCGGGGCGACCCCTGCCAGCAGCGATTACGTGGCCAAACAGGGCGACAAGGTGGCGGCGAGGGTGAAGGCCGTGGACGGAGACGAGCAGTGGATCCTGGCCGAGGTGGTCAGCTACAACCACTCCACCAACAA GTATGAAGTGGACGACATCGATGAAGAAGGCAAAGA gaGACACACTCTGAGCAGACGGAGGATCATCCCTCTGCCTCAGTGGAAGGCCAACCCGGAGACGGACCCAGAGGCACTGTTCAGTAAGGACCAGCTGGTGCTGGCCCTCTACCCCCAGACCACCTGCTTCTACAGGGCCCTCATCCACACCCCCCCACACAGG CCTCAAGACGACTACTCGGTGCTGTTCGAGGACACGTCGTACGCAGACGGCTACTCCCCCCCGCTCAACGTGGCTCAGAGATATGTGGTCGCCTGCAAAGAGAACAAGAAGAAGTGA